A stretch of Flexivirga aerilata DNA encodes these proteins:
- a CDS encoding SRPBCC family protein: MNVVDTLTIDAPRDRIFDTFADLTQWPRILPDTVGVEVLYHDGFNQEFTMTVLRPAGEETVHGFRYLRRPHQLELVQTTPPPIMTYMNGVWDFTTNQDGSTVVTASRVFELRSVEDGGPAGDEAQFAEKLRGLLHHNLTLFKEAIENA; encoded by the coding sequence ATGAACGTCGTCGACACGCTCACCATCGACGCACCACGGGACCGGATATTTGACACCTTCGCCGATCTCACCCAGTGGCCGCGAATCCTGCCCGACACGGTCGGAGTCGAAGTGCTCTATCACGATGGCTTCAATCAAGAGTTCACCATGACTGTGCTGCGGCCGGCAGGCGAGGAGACCGTCCACGGCTTCCGATACCTGCGTCGACCACACCAGCTCGAGCTGGTCCAGACCACGCCCCCACCGATCATGACCTACATGAACGGTGTGTGGGACTTCACCACCAACCAGGACGGCAGCACGGTCGTAACCGCCAGTCGGGTCTTCGAGCTGCGGTCTGTCGAGGACGGCGGCCCGGCGGGCGACGAGGCGCAGTTCGCTGAAAAGCTGCGCGGACTGCTGCATCACAACCTCACTCTGTTCAAGGAGGCTATTGAAAATGCCTAA